In Sphingomonas psychrotolerans, the following proteins share a genomic window:
- a CDS encoding homoserine dehydrogenase, producing the protein MTEPLRIALAGLGTVGAGVIRLLDTNGALIARRAGRPILVTAVSARDRTKDRGVDIARFDWVDDPAELARHPDVDVVVELVGGSDGPALALARAALGAGKSLVTANKAMIAHHGLELARAAEAANLALKFEAAVAGGVPVIKGLREGAAANVIARVYGILNGTCNFILSKMEAEGRDFSEILSEAQALGYAEADPSFDIDGVDAAHKLSILASVAFGAQPAFDDVAITGVRHVLAADIAEAAALGYRVRLLGVADSGAHGLFQRVHPHLVPLSHPLAHVVGSTNAVVAEGNFVGRLLFQGAGAGDGPTASAVVADLIDIARGEFGPPYAMPADALAAQEVADSGERRARAYVRLTVSDKVGVLAEIAAAMRDAGVSIESLIQRGAQADGSVLVAIVTHEGPERSVAQALEKLRGSQSLVGEPMWMHILDA; encoded by the coding sequence ATGACCGAACCGCTTCGTATCGCACTCGCCGGCCTCGGAACCGTGGGCGCGGGAGTGATTCGCCTGCTCGATACGAATGGCGCGCTGATCGCGCGGCGCGCGGGGCGGCCGATATTGGTCACCGCGGTCTCGGCACGCGACCGGACCAAGGACCGCGGCGTCGACATCGCGCGATTCGACTGGGTCGACGATCCCGCCGAGCTGGCGCGGCATCCCGACGTCGATGTGGTGGTCGAATTGGTCGGCGGATCGGACGGTCCTGCCCTCGCCCTCGCCCGCGCGGCGCTCGGCGCGGGCAAGAGCCTCGTCACCGCCAACAAGGCGATGATCGCGCATCACGGGCTCGAGCTCGCGCGCGCCGCCGAGGCCGCCAATCTCGCGCTCAAATTCGAAGCCGCAGTCGCCGGCGGCGTGCCGGTGATCAAGGGGCTGCGCGAAGGCGCCGCCGCCAATGTCATCGCCCGCGTCTATGGCATCCTCAACGGCACCTGCAATTTCATCCTGTCGAAGATGGAGGCGGAAGGTCGCGACTTTTCGGAAATCCTTAGCGAGGCGCAAGCGCTCGGCTATGCCGAGGCCGATCCCAGCTTCGACATCGACGGCGTCGACGCCGCGCACAAATTGTCGATCCTCGCCAGCGTCGCGTTCGGCGCGCAGCCGGCGTTCGACGACGTGGCGATCACCGGTGTGCGCCACGTCCTCGCCGCCGACATCGCCGAGGCCGCGGCGCTCGGCTATCGTGTGCGCCTGCTCGGCGTCGCAGACTCAGGGGCGCACGGACTGTTCCAGCGCGTCCATCCGCATCTCGTGCCGCTCAGCCATCCGCTCGCGCATGTCGTCGGCTCGACCAACGCCGTGGTCGCCGAGGGCAATTTCGTCGGCCGGCTACTGTTCCAGGGCGCCGGCGCCGGCGACGGCCCGACCGCCAGCGCCGTAGTCGCCGATCTGATCGACATCGCCCGCGGCGAATTCGGCCCGCCTTATGCGATGCCCGCCGACGCGCTGGCAGCGCAGGAAGTGGCAGACAGCGGCGAGCGCCGCGCCCGCGCCTATGTCCGGCTGACTGTTTCCGACAAGGTCGGTGTGCTCGCCGAGATCGCCGCGGCGATGCGCGATGCCGGCGTCTCGATCGAGAGCCTGATCCAGCGCGGCGCGCAGGCCGACGGCAGCGTGCTCGTCGCGATCGTCACCCATGAGGGCCCGGAGCGCAGCGTCGCGCAGGCGCTCGAGAAATTGCGCGGCTCGCAGAGCCTCGTCGGCGAACCGATGTGGATGCACATCCTCGACGCATAA
- the glpX gene encoding class II fructose-bisphosphatase, whose translation MTTASHVLDRVLVLEMVRVTEAAAIAASSLVGRGDEKAADHVAVEAMREALNSLYMDGTVVIGEGERDEAPMLYIGEKVGSAIGTGPKIDIALDPLEGTTICAKAGPNALAVLAVAEHGGLLNAPDVYMDKIAVGPGYPEGVIDLAKSPTENVKALAAAKGVEPNEIIVCVLDRPRHEKMIAELRGIGCGIVLIGDGDVAGVIATTNPDTTIDMYMGSGGAPEGVLACAALRCVGGQFKGRLVFRNDDERARARKWGIEDLDKIYDLTELAKGDCIFAATGVTDGSLLEGVKRVRGKMTTESVVMRASSGTVRWVKGEHRLS comes from the coding sequence ATGACGACCGCCAGCCACGTTCTCGATCGTGTCCTCGTCCTCGAAATGGTGCGCGTCACCGAAGCCGCCGCGATCGCCGCGTCGAGCCTCGTCGGGCGCGGCGACGAGAAGGCGGCCGATCATGTCGCGGTCGAGGCGATGCGCGAGGCGCTCAATTCGCTCTACATGGACGGTACCGTGGTGATCGGCGAAGGCGAGCGCGACGAGGCGCCGATGCTCTATATCGGCGAGAAAGTGGGCAGCGCGATCGGCACCGGCCCCAAGATCGACATCGCGCTCGATCCGCTCGAAGGCACCACCATCTGCGCCAAGGCCGGCCCCAATGCGCTCGCGGTACTCGCCGTCGCCGAACATGGCGGTCTGCTCAACGCGCCCGACGTCTATATGGACAAGATCGCGGTCGGCCCCGGCTATCCGGAAGGCGTGATCGATCTGGCGAAGTCGCCGACCGAGAACGTCAAGGCGCTCGCCGCCGCGAAGGGCGTCGAACCCAATGAGATCATCGTCTGCGTGCTCGATCGCCCGCGCCACGAGAAGATGATCGCGGAGCTGCGCGGGATCGGCTGCGGCATCGTGCTGATCGGCGACGGCGATGTCGCCGGCGTGATCGCCACCACCAATCCCGACACCACGATCGACATGTACATGGGCTCGGGCGGCGCCCCCGAGGGCGTGCTCGCCTGCGCGGCGTTGCGCTGCGTCGGTGGCCAGTTCAAGGGCCGGCTGGTGTTCCGCAACGACGACGAGCGCGCCCGCGCGCGCAAATGGGGGATCGAGGATCTCGACAAGATCTACGACCTCACCGAACTCGCCAAGGGCGACTGCATCTTCGCCGCGACCGGCGTCACCGACGGCTCGCTGCTCGAAGGCGTCAAGCGCGTGCGCGGCAAGATGACCACCGAGAGCGTAGTGATGCGCGCGAGCTCCGGCACTGTCCGCTGGGTCAAGGGCGAGCACCGGCTCAGCTGA
- a CDS encoding CocE/NonD family hydrolase, whose protein sequence is MRGLAGFVALAALAVPLASASSQTAPRSALSSVLDSAFSYEEMMVPMRDGAKLQTVILRPKGKSGKLPILLQRTPYGVPDKAPSSVPASMRFLMEDGYILVFQNMRGQFKSDGDFTMSMALDAKGRNGVDEATDAWDSVDWLVKNVSGNNGKVGMWGVSYPGYASAVALARPHPALKAVSPQAAWNDWWINDDLHRYGAMRLSYATDWLFSLQNNDSGEDFDYGGKAPVDSYDWFLKLGPVANLDKLYFKGSVPQLTAMIEHPDYDDFWKRQRWTETLGRTAVPTLHVAGFWDQEDPLGTWKIYEKMEAQDPDGLNMIVAGPWAHGTWHSPGSDVGYVKFGKESGTDFMRDIEAPFFAHWLHGKGAKPAFEARMFQSGSWEWKSYARWPAPGATMTNLYLQSDGTLSFTAPADPGQCREYVSDPANPVPFRERPISRTYPSQEWRWWEAADQRFVDHRPDVLSYSSAPLEADLTVTGEVAAKLMASTSGTDSDFVVKLIDVLPDDYEPVRGALGDYPRTMNGYQFPIAMEIRRGRYLQSFEKATPLTPNQVVAWDVPLRSHDHVFKKGHRIMVQVQSSWFPVIDRNPQKFVPNIYKAAPEDFVKATQRVCSGSLVALPVIR, encoded by the coding sequence ATGCGTGGTTTGGCAGGTTTCGTGGCACTGGCGGCGCTTGCCGTCCCGCTCGCATCGGCATCGTCGCAAACCGCGCCACGGTCGGCACTCTCGAGCGTCCTTGATTCTGCCTTCAGCTACGAAGAAATGATGGTGCCGATGCGCGACGGCGCGAAGCTCCAGACCGTCATACTCCGCCCCAAGGGCAAGTCCGGCAAGCTGCCGATCCTGCTCCAGCGCACCCCTTATGGCGTCCCCGACAAGGCACCGTCGAGCGTGCCCGCGTCGATGCGGTTCCTGATGGAGGACGGCTATATCCTCGTCTTCCAGAACATGCGCGGCCAGTTCAAATCGGACGGCGACTTCACCATGTCGATGGCGCTCGACGCCAAGGGCAGGAACGGCGTCGACGAGGCGACTGACGCCTGGGACAGTGTCGACTGGCTGGTCAAGAACGTATCCGGCAATAACGGCAAGGTCGGGATGTGGGGCGTCTCCTATCCCGGCTATGCCTCGGCAGTGGCGCTCGCCCGGCCCCACCCGGCGCTCAAGGCAGTGAGCCCGCAGGCGGCGTGGAACGACTGGTGGATCAACGACGATCTCCACCGTTACGGCGCGATGCGGCTGTCCTACGCCACCGACTGGCTGTTCAGCCTGCAGAACAACGATTCCGGCGAGGATTTCGACTATGGCGGCAAGGCCCCGGTCGACAGCTATGACTGGTTCCTCAAGCTCGGCCCGGTCGCCAACCTCGACAAGCTCTATTTCAAGGGATCGGTGCCGCAGTTGACCGCGATGATCGAGCATCCCGACTACGACGATTTCTGGAAGCGCCAGCGCTGGACCGAGACGCTCGGTCGCACGGCGGTTCCGACGCTCCACGTCGCCGGCTTCTGGGATCAGGAGGATCCGCTTGGCACGTGGAAGATCTACGAAAAGATGGAGGCGCAGGACCCGGACGGCCTGAACATGATCGTCGCCGGCCCATGGGCGCACGGCACGTGGCATTCGCCCGGCAGCGATGTCGGCTATGTGAAGTTCGGTAAGGAAAGCGGCACGGACTTCATGCGCGACATCGAGGCGCCGTTCTTTGCGCACTGGCTCCACGGCAAGGGCGCCAAGCCGGCTTTCGAGGCGCGGATGTTCCAGAGTGGCTCGTGGGAATGGAAGTCGTACGCCAGATGGCCGGCCCCCGGCGCGACGATGACCAATCTCTATCTCCAGAGCGACGGCACGCTCTCCTTCACCGCGCCTGCCGACCCCGGCCAGTGCCGCGAATATGTTTCCGATCCGGCCAATCCGGTGCCGTTCCGCGAGCGTCCGATCTCGCGCACCTATCCGTCGCAGGAATGGCGCTGGTGGGAAGCCGCGGACCAGCGCTTCGTCGATCACCGCCCCGACGTGCTCAGCTATTCCAGCGCTCCGCTCGAGGCCGACCTCACTGTCACCGGCGAAGTCGCGGCAAAGCTGATGGCGTCGACCTCGGGCACCGACAGCGACTTCGTGGTCAAGCTGATCGACGTGCTGCCCGACGATTACGAGCCCGTCCGCGGCGCGCTCGGCGACTATCCGCGCACGATGAACGGCTATCAATTCCCGATCGCGATGGAGATCCGCCGCGGACGCTATCTCCAGAGTTTCGAGAAAGCGACGCCGCTGACGCCGAACCAGGTGGTGGCGTGGGACGTGCCGCTGCGCAGCCACGACCATGTCTTCAAGAAGGGCCACCGGATCATGGTGCAGGTCCAGTCGAGCTGGTTCCCGGTGATCGACCGCAACCCGCAGAAGTTCGTCCCCAATATCTACAAGGCGGCGCCCGAGGACTTCGTCAAGGCGACCCAGCGGGTATGCAGCGGATCGCTGGTGGCGCTGCCGGTGATCAGATAA
- a CDS encoding GNAT family N-acetyltransferase: MADEQEYRWRQMSAGDLATVSSISDAVHGRFTEPVAIYAERLALYPAGCRVLERTGGVVGYLISHPWHRENPPKLGALLGAIPPDADSYYLHDLALLPAARGTGAGKAALDFVKAQARALGFSDIALMAVGGADRYWAAQGFAYVPRDVDPSYGPAAYLMLGAVLI, translated from the coding sequence GTGGCAGACGAACAAGAATATCGATGGCGGCAGATGTCGGCGGGGGATCTCGCTACGGTATCGTCGATCTCGGATGCGGTGCACGGGCGTTTCACCGAACCGGTCGCGATCTATGCCGAACGGCTGGCGCTCTATCCCGCCGGCTGCCGCGTGCTGGAGCGTACCGGCGGGGTCGTCGGCTATCTGATCAGTCATCCTTGGCATCGTGAGAATCCGCCGAAGCTCGGCGCATTGCTCGGCGCGATCCCGCCCGATGCCGACAGCTACTATCTCCACGACCTCGCCTTGCTGCCCGCCGCGCGCGGGACCGGCGCGGGCAAGGCGGCGCTGGACTTCGTCAAGGCGCAGGCCCGCGCGCTCGGATTCTCCGATATCGCGTTGATGGCGGTGGGCGGCGCCGATCGCTACTGGGCCGCACAGGGCTTTGCCTATGTCCCGCGCGACGTCGACCCGTCCTACGGCCCGGCCGCGTATCTGATGCTCGGCGCCGTGCTTATCTGA
- a CDS encoding ABC transporter permease: protein MTGVNFHGIWAIYKFEMARTLRTLWQSVVTPVITTSLYFIVFGGAIGSRIDTIGNVNYGSFLVPGLIMLSLLTQSIANASIGIYFPKFTGTMFELLSAPISAVEMVIGFVGAAATKSIVIGLIILITSAFFVPLRIDHPAAMLAFLVLTSVTFSMFGFIIGIWAKGFEQLNVVPALLVTPLTFLGGAFYSIDMLPEPWRTVSLFNPVVYLVSGFRWSFFGQGDVSVWWSLGVTGLFLLLCLGLIVAIFRTGYRLKN, encoded by the coding sequence ATGACCGGCGTCAATTTCCACGGCATCTGGGCGATCTACAAGTTCGAGATGGCGCGCACTCTGCGCACCCTGTGGCAGAGCGTGGTCACGCCGGTGATCACCACCTCGCTATACTTCATCGTCTTCGGCGGGGCGATCGGCAGCCGGATCGATACGATCGGCAACGTCAATTATGGCAGCTTCCTCGTTCCCGGGCTGATCATGCTCTCGCTGCTCACCCAGAGCATCGCCAATGCCTCGATCGGCATCTATTTCCCCAAATTCACCGGCACCATGTTCGAATTGCTGTCGGCGCCGATCTCGGCAGTCGAGATGGTGATCGGGTTCGTCGGCGCGGCGGCGACCAAGTCGATCGTCATCGGATTGATCATCTTGATCACTTCGGCATTCTTCGTGCCGCTCCGGATCGATCACCCCGCGGCGATGCTGGCATTCCTCGTGCTGACTTCGGTCACGTTCAGCATGTTCGGTTTCATCATCGGCATCTGGGCCAAGGGCTTCGAGCAATTGAACGTCGTGCCGGCGCTGCTGGTGACGCCGTTGACCTTTCTCGGCGGCGCCTTCTACTCGATCGACATGCTGCCAGAGCCGTGGCGGACGGTGAGCCTGTTCAACCCGGTCGTCTATCTGGTCAGCGGCTTCCGCTGGAGCTTCTTCGGCCAGGGCGATGTCAGCGTGTGGTGGAGCCTCGGCGTCACCGGGCTGTTCCTGTTGCTGTGCCTCGGCCTGATCGTGGCGATCTTCCGCACCGGGTATCGGCTGAAGAACTAG